A portion of the Hoplias malabaricus isolate fHopMal1 chromosome 1, fHopMal1.hap1, whole genome shotgun sequence genome contains these proteins:
- the dact1 gene encoding dapper homolog 1 has protein sequence MKAPLADMLAALREHRERAEGREECERARTRERLEAALAGLGELEYLRHRHEGLVRSALTTHREDRDREEESYLNKEEKLLEENIMLLRKQLNCLRRRDAGLISQLQELDRQISDLRLDTETSHDHVETDSRPSSGFYELSDGASGSLSNSSNSVFSECLSSCRSSTCLCAPLDTSICASDGRLKSADELVVCAECEGQFEDSSSGTVRRSLSAPYSPSLEGSYDSLSKYHCDLIAKNGNDVYRYPSPLHAVAVQSPIFFQSMVSQYKEEEGLSKSGEVPEENQKPEQTLGPQNTSWPASQTPLNKRLDSYIFGLLQRRAQPMRTNKPRTSINTDPSKSVLRQASLCVRPSAAGQNPSWTSELKPNWQTSLQAATTSSTDPSTVSPQRQWSVESKGELLENGASYSQGQLPGGYLINSDINTNSLLKKRGSGANKGQALTVVAKECQELGSPNAVSSPKLNKHSYHLTVEDSKSAPTLKGGTPKRNTKVQAPVAGTTKLDRSAPELISLGSSSQSQDEGGHMVSAQYIPAQEQNVKLRKGGTKNIKIVKVKNATSTKSRSHAPDLVSEAGRDRHHKAGSRRSRTQEDVGHSHRSSKRTSCKVKRIPAAIPEGRILEKHSSSTGRSSSQRHHRHHEAVLAKPKYKRNDYHRRLRGIPEVPYDEAFRRAHRRHKREILGHLSAMYLPSNTSFTSPYAYVGSDSEYSAECASLFHSTILDTSEDERSNYTTNCFGDSESSASEADFVAESSTSSDSEGSAGVNWPQFSQASAGSTLTREMTSAQAKAFVKIKASHNLKKKILRFRSGSLKLMTTV, from the exons ATGAAGGCGCCGCTGGCGGACATGCTCGCGGCGCTGCGGGAACACAGAGAGCGCGCGGAGGGCAGAGAGGAATGTGAGCGCGCGCGCACGAGGGAGCGCCTGGAGGCCGCGCTCGCGGGGCTTGGAGAGCTCGAGTACCTCAGGCACAGGCACGAGGGGCTCGTGCGCAGCGCGCTCACCACCCACCgtgaggacagagacagagaggaagagagctACCTCAACAAAGaggagaaacttctggaggagaATATTATGTTACTGAGAAAACAGCTG AACTGCCTGCGGAGGCGAGATGCTGGTTTGATCAGTCAGCTTCAGGAGCTGGACAGACAGATCAGCGACCTAAGGCTGGACACGGAGACTTCGCATGACCACGTGGAGACTGACAGCAGGCCAAGCTCAG GCTTTTACGAGTTAAGTGATGGCGCTTCAGGCTCTCTCTCCAATTCCTCCAACTCTGtcttcagtgaatgtttgtcCAGCTGTCGCTCCAGCACCTGCCTATGTGCTCCCCTCGACACCTCAATCTGTGCCTCTGACGGAAGGCTCAAGTCTGCAG ATGAGCTGGTAGTGTGTGCAGAGTGTGAAGGGCAGTTTGAAGACTCAAGTTCAGGAACAGTCCGAAGATCCCTGTCTGCTCCCTACTCTCCCTCTCTTGAAGGGTCCTACGATAGCCTGTCTAAGTACCACTGTGACCTGATCGCCAAAAATGGCAATGATGTGTACCGTTACCCCAGCCCCCTCCATGCTGTGGCTGTCCAAAGCCCCATTTTCTTCCAGTCTATGGTCAGCCAATATAAGGAGGAGGAGGGTCTGTCCAAATCTGGAGAAGTGCCTGAAGAAAATCAAAAACCTGAGCAAACCCTTGGACCCCAGAATACTTCCTGGCCTGCCTCTCAAACTCCTCTCAACAAAAGACTGGACAGTTATATATTTGGACTTCTTCAGAGGAGAGCACAGCCAATGAGAACCAATAAACCCAGAACAAGCATAAATACAGATCCCTCCAAGAGCGTCTTACGCCAGGCTAGTCTCTGTGTGCGGCCCTCTGCTGCAGGACAGAACCCGTCTTGGACATCTGAGCTCAAGCCGAACTGGCAGACCAGTTTGCAAGCAGCAACAACCTCTAGCACTGACCCTAGTACAGTGTCACCTCAGAGACAGTGGTCTGTTGAGTCCAAGGGAGAGCTTCTGGAAAACGGAGCATCCTATTCTCAAGGCCAACTCCCGGGTGGATACTTAATTAACAGTGACATTAACACTAATAGTCTCTTAAAGAAAAGAGGCTCTGGGGCCAATAAAGGCCAGGCATTAACTGTTGTTGCTAAGGAGTGCCAGGAATTGGGCAGCCCTAATGCAGTCTCTTCCCCTAAACTTAACAAGCATTCTTATCACCTGACTGTGGAGGACAGTAAATCAGCACCGACATTGAAAGGAGGCACTCCTAAGAGGAACACTAAGGTTCAGGCTCCTGTAGCCGGAACTACTAAATTGGACCGGTCTGCCCCAGAACTTATCAGCCTGGGCTCTTCCTCTCAGAGCCAAGATGAAGGTGGACACATGGTTAGTGCTCAGTACATTCCTGCTCAGGAACAGAATGTCAAACTTCGGAAGGGTGGTACCAAGAACATCAAGATCGTCAAGGTCAAAAACGCCACCAGCACCAAATCTAGAAGCCATGCTCCTGATCTTGTTTCAGAAGCAGGTCGTGACAGGCATCATAAGGCAGGATCCAGGAGATCTAGAACACAGGAAGATGTGGGTCACTCACACAGAAGTTCCAAAAGGACCTCTTGTAAAGTCAAAAGGATCCCAGCTGCCATCCCTGAAGGGCGAATCCTGGAGAAGCACAGCTCTTCCACAGGCAGGTCATCTTCCCAAAGACACCACAGGCATCATGAGGCAGTTTTGGCCAAACCCAAGTACAAGCGCAATGACTACCACCGTAGACTGCGAGGCATTCCGGAGGTTCCTTATGATGAGGCCTTCAGGAGAGCTCACCGCAGGCACAAAAGGGAGATCCTGGGGCATTTATCAGCCATGTATCTTCCTTCAAACACCAGCTTTACCAGCCCTTACGCCTATGTGGGCAGTGATTCTGAGTACTCTGCGGAGTGTGCTTCTCTCTTCCACTCCACCATTCTGGACACGAGTGAAGACGAGCGCAGTAACTACACCACCAACTGCTTTGGAGACAGCGAATCGAGTGCCAGCGAGGCCGATTTTGTAGCAGAGAGCAGCACTAGCAGTGACTCGGAAGGCAGTGCCGGTGTCAACTGGCCCCAGTTTAGCCAGGCCTCCGCGGGGTCAACATTGACCCGTGAAATGACCTCGGCACAGGCCAAGGCCTTCGTCAAAATCAAAGCCTCCCACAATTTAAAGAAGAAGATCCTGCGTTTCCGATCAGGCTCTTTAAAACTCATGACCACAGTGTAA